In Salinibaculum sp. SYNS191, the genomic window GTTCGTCACGCTCGTGAATATCCCCCCCCGCAATTTGGACAGATACCAAGGCGCCCGTCATCGCTTGTCATTGAAAGAGGGGGTGGAGCGTGTGACATCTCGCCCCATTTACTGCTCTGGCTACTGAAAAATAAAGTTTCAGCGGAGGTGCAATGTGTCCACACAGGGGACGCTTGTGTGAGACGCTACCTGACTCGGAACAACCAGTGTGTCCTAGACCGCCTCTCGTCCTTCTCGAAGTAGCCGAAATGAGAGAGGGGGCGTAACGCTCAGGGACTGACGAGGAATCCTTCCGTGTAGACAAGGTAGCCCGCACTCGATAGCTCTCAAACAATTCGATATGCGTCATCTCCGAGTACCGGAGGGGTTTGTCGCGATGGCCCATGACTGTAGATAGACGGCACAGTCAGCCAGTCGCCTTTCAATTCGCGTGGTTTCCACGTGTAGTTTCCGCTGGCTGACCTACCCTGTCTCTCAAACAACGGCGAGAGACTGCTATTCCATACCCAGAAGATGCCGAATTGAAAGCGTTGGATGTGCACACTCACTCTAATGGCTAATTTGCTAACGAACTGGTGAAACAACTTCATGAAGTCGATTTAATGATACACACATACCTAGAAGAAACAGCCGGGGTGGAGTCCAAAATCACTCGTCGCGGAACGAGTCCCAGAACACGCCCGGCAACTCGTTGTCTGGATTCTCTCGGAGATAGTCTTGTTTCGTCAGGTTCGCATCTTCGATCAGTGCCGCGGCCTCGCCGGCCCAGACGTAGAACCCGATCAAAGTCTCCCGCCGCATTTGTTCGAGGTCTACCGAGTGATACACGTTGACCACGCCACCACCCTCCCGATTGAGCTCAGACCGCCTGAGCAATCCCAGTTCGACGAGCGTGTTGAGATACCGCGTGACCGTACTTCTGTCGAACCCGAGCTGGTCGGCGACTTCGCTCGCCGACAGAGGCCCCTCACCGATAACGCACAGACAGATATCAAGTCCGGCCTTCGGAAGACCGAACGCCTGGAGGAGAACCTGCCTCACATCCGGCGATTTCACACTCATATCCAACTCTGTAACCCGCTCCATTGGTTTATTGTGGCAGGACATCGGTGGATCGTCGCTCCCAACCACGAGAACGACATTGTCACAATCAGAGACGGAGCATTCGTAGATATCATATCGACCGGAATTCGGATTGTACTGGACCTCGTCACTCTCGTCGTCGGCCTGGGTTGTACTTCGATCAGACATCGATAGTGTGTCCCTCCATTTATGTCGACTGTTATGTGGGGAGGCGATAAATATAGGCCTCTCAATCGGCTGGAAAACCTTACTATAAACTACCCTACTCGCTTCCGACTGGCGCCGTTCGCTCCTTGACGTCGAGCGGACTCTCCAGTAGTACCAAAACGTCGAGAACATTGCGCCACGAGACTCGTCCGCCGATCTTTCCGAGCGTCACGTTCGCGACGCGGTCAAGCGAACGACTGAGCACCACTACCTCAACTTTTTCCATGGGGCGATGTTGACAGAAATATTTTATATGGTAGTTGATAACGAACCGGTATGAAGCGACGGTGGTTGCCGTCTCTCCTTTGCTTTCTCGGTCTTTTGCTCCTCGGGAGTTTTGTCTTCGAGATTGCGCTGCGGCTCGTGGGTGAGACTCGATTCACCTGGCCATTCATTGCGGGCGTCTCGACGAGCCTTCCGTTTGCACTCGTCCCGATTGGTGGTGGGTACAGCCTCATCCGCAACCCGGTTCCTGAGGAGTATTATCAGCATCTCGCTATCGGAACCCTCTCTGGGTTAGCGTTCTTCACGGTCTTTTTCGGTGTCGTTGGGTTCACGCTCTTCGACGCCTGGATTCCTCAGGCGGGAGTCCTTCGCTGGGGTGTCACCGTCGGGGTTGGCAATGGCTTTCTTATTAGTTACCTCTACGTCCGCGGTGTGTCGCAGGCGGTTGCACTCGAACGCACGTCAGTCCACGCTGAAGAAGCAGAGGACCAGCAACGACTCCTCAGGTATCTCAATGGATTACTTCGACACGAAGTCCTGAACGCTGCAAACGCGATCAAAGGCCACGCCAGTCTTGCTGCGGAAGCAACCCAGAATGAGGACGTCCATGACCGAATCGCCGTCATTCAGCGTCAGACTGATGGCATGACGAGTATCATCGATGACGTGCAGGTATTGCTTGCAGTCTCAGAAGACCGGGACGAACTCGGGCCGGTGAATCTCACGCCATTGTTGCGTGAGGAATTGCGCCGCGTCGAGGAACGACACTGTCCAGTCGTGACCGAGTTACAAGTCCCTGGGGAGGTGTACGTCCGCGGAGATACGCTGCTTCGGCGGCTCTTTTCGAACCTGTTCGACAATGCGGTCGAACACAATGATAGCGAGCATCCGAAAATAACCGTGAGAGCAACGCGTTCTGGTGAGACCGTGGCCGTCGCGGTCGAGGATAACGGGCCGGGATTTCCCACCGACAGCCTCGGCGACGTCTTCGAGCCTCTGGAACAGATGGATACGACCCACGGAATGGGACTCGCAATCGTCACCCAACTTGCTAAGAGGTATGGTGGGAGTCTTGAACTCATTGAGACGGGAGACACTGGGAGCGTGGTGACCGTCACACTCCCTCGGGCCAGTGGAGATACACCGGACTCGGATGTCTCAAGGTCTTAACAAGACGAACTCCTAGTCTGGGTACTTTCAGCAGTCCTCATCCTCAGAATCTAGGGGCGAAGACGCTGACCAGTACAGCGGACGTGCTGCGACCATCTGAAACGCAGCGACCTGCTTCTCCCTGAGTGCCGATCGAGCAGGTGCGTCCACACAGTGCGTGCGGCAACCGCGCTCGCTCACTACCAGTGTGGCTGCTGGCTCTGCAGGCTTAGTGAGTAGTAGATTCAGTTCAGATGGTGAGAAAGAAATCCTCGCTTCGTGCTGCATACATCCTCTGAGTGTTGCAGGGTACACCTGATTGTATTCTGCTAAGACGTTCATAAGATGCTGAACAGAAGGCGCGTGTCTTGCAGAAACAGCGATGTTCTCTCGATCCGCGAATCTATCGAGGGACCGCTTGCACGCTACGTCTTCCTCGAAACGCTCACTGTGACAGTGGGCAGAACTCTTCCTGCCGCGCATCCTGAGGCGAATTCTATCCGACCCCTGCCCTTTATTTTCCGACTCCCCCCAAGTCGAACTATGACAGGCGATCTGGAGGCCCGCAAGCTTGGCGACACCGATCAGGAAAGCACGGTCGTCACGTTCGGCGCCATCGCCCTGAACTGGCTCGAACAGGAGGGGGCCAATCAGATGGTCGAACACGCTCTCGATCACGGTGTGAACCACTTCGACGTAGCACCCCAGTACGGCGATGCCGAACTCAAACTCGGGCCAAAACTCCGCCAGCACCGTGAGGAAATCTTCCTCGGTTGTAAAACCCAGAAACGCGAGTATGATGGCGCACGGGACAAACTTGAGCGCTCGCTCGACAGACTCGGCATCGACACAATCGATCTCTACCAGGTCCACGGGCTGGAGTATGAGGAGGAACTCGACACCATCACGGGTGAAGGCGGTGCCCTCGAGGCATTCCGCGAGGCAAAGGCCGAGGGACTGATCGATCACATCGGCCTGACGAGCCATGGGGATCCTGACCTCATCATGGAGGCGATCGACCGCATCGACGATCTCGAGACGCTGATGTTCCCGCTGAACCCCGTGGTGATGGCCAAGACCGACGCCGAGTACGACTACGAGGCAGTCCTCGAACGCGCCAACGAAGCGGGCATCGGGACGTTGATCATCAAGGCCTTCGCGAGAGGCCCCTGGCCCTCCGAGGCCGAACTCCCGGTCGAGGACCGCCCGTACGCGAACTGGTACGAGCCCGTCGATACGCCCGAAGAGATGCGCGAGCGCTTCAACTTCGTGGCCTCTCAGGACGTGACGAGCGTCGTGACACCGGGCGACCCCAAGCTCGTTTCGATGGCCTTCGACGCTGCCTCGCGGTACGAGCCCATGGACGAAGCCGCCCAGCGGTCGCTGATCGAGGAGCTGCGCCACGAAGACTCGCCCGTCCCCGAGCAACTTCACCACTGATCGCTCGATGTCGGTTCCACAGACTGTCGAAACCGCTCTCGCGGACCGCCCGGTCGAGGGTGCGACCTGCCTCGAGGCGGGAGCCGGCGTCGGTAATACCACCCGCGGGCTACTCGAACAGGGTGCAGGCCACGTCTACGCAGTCACGAACAACGCCGAACACGCCCGGGACCTCAGGTCCTCTCTTGATTCCCACGAGGCGTCCCGGATCTCGATCATGAAAGCGGATCTTCAATCCACACCGCTCCAGTCGAACGCGGTCGATCTCATCACCGCACATGGCTTGTGTAACGTTGTTCCACCCTCTGCGCTCGGACGGATTTCGGCAGAGCTAGCCCGGATTGCCGCCCCTGGGGCACATCTCGTCGTTGACGATTACGAGCCGCTCCCCGACGACGCGGCTATCAGGGATCTTTTCGCCGTCGAAAACGCTGCGTCGGAGCTGGCTGACGGCACGCCCGCGCTCACGTTCTATCCCTCCGATATGTTGCGCCGGGTCTTCGAAGGCCACGGCCTGACCTTTGATCGCAAACGAATCCTGCTTGATCCCGTCCCCTGGACGGTCTCTCACGTCGAGGCTCACGCTGATCTCGCTCGGAAGGCTTTGAGTGATTTCCCCCGAAGGCTCGCTGATCCACTCGCCGCCGAACTCGATCGGCTCGTCGAAGAGATTGGGTCAGAGTCGACAGGGACGATGTACAGTCTCGCGTTTCGGATGTCCGAGCGGTGATTCCCGACCGGTAGTTCGGCGTACTTCAGTACCGTTCTCGCCTGTCGATACCGTTCTGCTGAATACAGGTGATTGAATTACTGGCTTATGAATCAATCATCCCAAATCTTGTCTGATATTATCTACTATGGGATTGGACCCTGTAACATCCAGTCATCAAACTGTCAATTCGCGTTGATAACTCAATCTCAGTAATCTTGCCTGACTCTTTGTGCTTGAAGAACGTGCCATTACACTCAGAACACTCTGAGGAGACGGGTTCGAATGCCGATCAGGTATGATTTCAGTGATAAATCCACCACACGATCTGCACATTAATCATCTCGGGGTCGCTTCCATCTCCCCCTCAGAAAATCACGATCATGTTCACGAATCAGGGCGACGACGATATCATTCAACTAAGGTTGCCTCTGGATCGTAGTCGATGACACCGAATTCCGCCATTAGGGGGAGATGATTGTGGTGAAGACCGATAGCCACCCGCTCGACTGTCTTTTCATTAACTGCATCCTCCGCTGCTTCACGTGCAGCGATCGCCACCGCAAGCTCCTCAAGATCAACTGGACCGGCCCGTTCAGTCAAGATATCGAGGACTGCTCTCCGGCATTCCGCTGCGAGTAGCTTGTGGCGGTCACTCGTGGGCAGATCTTCTATTCCCGCATACTCCCTTGTACTATCGGTTGGTGACTGGCTCATAGTTGGTGTTCCCCCGTGATGCCGATGTTGGGGCAGGGCGCACCCCTGTTTAAGATCCCACTTTGGGTAAAGCTGTACTAAAACTGATTAGGCCCGAGCATGGAGTTCCACCGACTCATCTGCATACTATGTTGTCACCTATTTTAAGTACAAGACGACCAGTGGGTCGTCACTGACGGTGCCTCCGCAACTCGACACCCCTCCGGTTGCGGAGGGCTTACAAACCTAGGCCGTGAGTATACGGAGTAATGTCTTCCACATCGTTGACCGAGATCCAGCGGGAGACACTCGCTCTCTTCGAGATCTCCGGTGAACCTTGGACGACCACCGAGGTCGCAGATCATCTTGACCTTGGCAGACGGAGTACCTACGAACGCTTAGAACGGCTCGTCGATCACAACCGCCTCAAAACCAAGAAGGTCGGCGGGAGCGGCCGTGTGTGGTGGCGACCGCCGGCGGACAGCGATACGACTCCCGACTGGTCAGCGACGACCGAGTCTCTGATCGACGACGTGCTCGACAGCGCAGACGTCGCAATCTTCGTCATCGACGAGGAGTTCGATGTCGCGTGGATCAACGATGCGACCGAACGGTACTTCGGGCTTGATCGGAATCGCGTTCTCGGCCGGGACAAACACCGGCTCATCGAAGAGCAGATCGCGTCAGTCGTTGACGATGGCGAGGCGTTTACCGAGACCGTCCTGGCGACGTACGACGACAACACGTACGTTGAGCAGTTTGAGTGTCACGTCACGCCAGACGATGGCGAAGAGCGCTGGCTCGAACACCGCAGCAAGCCTATCGAAGCCGGCGCGTATGCCGGCGGCCGAGTCGAACTCTATTACGACATCACCGACCGAAAAGAGATGAAACAGGCTCACGACCGGGACCGCATACAGTTCGAGTCGGTTATCGACGCTGTCGAGGAGCACGCGATCTTCATGCTTGATCCCGACGGCTACGTTCGGACCTGGAACCAAGGTGCCGAACGAATCAAAGGGTACACGACTGAGGAAATCCTCGGCGAGCACTTCTCTCGATTCTATACCGACGAAGCACGGCAAGCCGGAGTCCCACAGGAAAACCTCACCACGGCGTTGGAACAGGGATCGTTTCAGGACGAGGGGTGGCGTCTCCGTGCCGACGGCTCACGCTTCTGGGCCAACGTCACGATCACGGCCATCCGCGGTGACGACGGCGAGATCGACGGGTTGGTGAAAATCACCCGTGACATGACTGAGCGACGGAAGAACAAACAGGGGATCCGGCGCGAACGAAACCTTCTCGAGAAGGTTCAGGAAGCCAGCCCGATCGGCATCGCCATCTTCGATACGGAGGGCGAACTGCAACGCGCGAACCAGCGATTCATGGAACTGCTCGGTCGGGGTGATGCGGAGTCGTTGAATTATTCGCTCGGCGAACAACCGCCTCTCGACACCGATGGGAACGTGATCCCGTATCCGGAGCGGCCGGCACCGCGGGCGCTCTCGACGGGGGATGCCGTCACCGACCAGCGGATACGCATCGACGGCCCCGACGGTCGGGCGCGGTGGCTCTCGGTGAATGCAAAACCATTCGACGGTGAGACGGAGGGCGTCGTCGTCACGACAACCGAGGTCACACAGTTCAAAGAGCAAGCACAACGGCTCGAACGACAACGCGATGATCTCCAGAGCGAACTGGAGGGGATATTCGAGCGTATCGACGACGCATTCTTCTCGCTCGACGGTGACCTTCGGTTCAACTACGTCAACGAACAGGCGAGCACTCTCCTGGGCCACTCCTCGTCGGAACTCGTTGGCAGGCATATCTGGGACGTGCTCAAACCGGGCTCGAAGGCAGAGTCGGCCTTCGAAGAGGCCCTGAAGACCCAGGAATCGATTTCCTTCGAGGAATACTACGAGCCCATCGGAACGTGGTTTGAAAATCACGTCTATCCTTCCGAGACTGGACTGTCGGTCTACTTCCAGGATATCTCCGACCGTAAGCACCGCGAGCGGCGATTAGAGCGGTTCGAGCGTATGGTCGAGACAGTCGACGACGGGGTCTACGCCACCGACGGCGAGGGCCACTTCGTCTTCGTCAACGACGCATTCGTGGCGATGAGCGAGCACACGCGAGAGGAGTTACTCGGCTCTCACGGGTCGGCGTTCTTCGGCGATCGATTCGTGGACACGGACGAACAGGAGTGGCTGGAGCTGATCACCGACGAGCGTGACTCAGTAGCGTTCGAGACCGACATCATCGGCCCGGACGGCGAGACCCGTATTGTCCACAATCAATTCGTCGCCCTCGAATTCGACGACGAGGTCGGCCGCGTCGGCGTCACGCGGGACGTCACCGGGCGCAAGGAGCGCGAGCGCGAACTGGAACGGTACGAGCAACTCGTCGAAACTGTCTGGGACGGCGTGTACGCGCTTGACGAGAACGACCGGATGGTTCTCGTCAACGATGCGTTCTGTGAGCTCGTGGGCTACGAGCGTGACGAACTGCTCGGGGAACAACCGACTCTCATCACCAGCGACGAGGTAAACCAGGACGCCAACGAACTGGCACCAGAGGTCATCGCTGGCGACCGCGCGATCGGTGTTCTCGAGGGCGAACTCCAGACCGCGGACGGTGAGGTAGTGCCCGTCGAAACCCGGCACGGTCCCTTCGAATACGAGGACGGCCGCACCGGTCGGTGCGGAGTGACTCGTGACATCAGCGATCGCAAGTGGTTCGAAGAGACATTGCTGACCCTCTACGAGTCCACACAGACGCTATTCGACGTCCAAACGGCCGAGGTTGTAGATGAGGCGGTCATTGAGGCAGTCGCGGACGTTATCGACCTGGCCGGTGTTGCGGTGTACCGCTACGACGACGCCGACGACGAACTGTATCCGGCCGCACACTCGATGGAGGCCGAGTTCGTGCGCGGTGGGGACCTGCGTACCGTGCCGCCGGGCGACAGTAGTATCGTCGGACACGTCTACACGAGTGGCGATGTCCTCGCCCTCGATGACATCACCGAGTCGCCGTATCACCAGTCAAATGCCACGGAGATGCACGGTGGTCTGTTTGTCCCGATGGGCGACTACGGTGTCCTCGTCGCCGGTACCCGCGAGGAAAGTGGTATCGACGAGAACACCCGCCGGCTCGTCGAGTTGCTCGCCACGAACATCGAGGCCGCTTACAACCGCGTGGAACGCGAGGTCGCACTCCGTGAGCACGAACAGGAGCTAGAACAACAGCGAGAGGGACTTACTGCGCTCAACAACCTCAACGAGGTCGTCCGCGGGATCACGGATGCGGTCATCGAGCAATCCACCCGCGAGGAGATCGAACGGACAGTCTGCGAGCGGCTGGCCGACTCCGAGTCGTACCTGTTCGCCTGGATCGGAGACACGGATACGGCCACGCAGACGGTGAATCTTCGGACAGAGGCCGGGGTCGAGGGGTATCTCGATGGGATCACGATCTCGGTCGATCCCGACGACGAACGGAGCGAAGGCCCGACGGGACGAGCACTCCGAACCGGAGAGACGCAGGTCAGCCACGACATCCGTGCCGAATCCCGCTACGACCCGTGGCGCGAGTACATCGAACGGTACGGCTTCCGCTCGTCGGCCGCAGTTCCCATTGTTCACGAGAGAACTGTCTACGGAGTGATAAATGTGTATGCAGACCGGCCCCACGCGTTCGATGGCGAAGAGCGAGAGCTAATTAGCCAGCTCGGCGAGGTGGTCGGCCACGCCATCGCTGCTACCGAACGCAAGCAGGCGCTGATGAGTGACGAACTCGTGGAACTGGAGTTTCAGATCCAGGACGTATTCGCGGCCCTCAATGTGCCCGTTGAAACAAGCGGGCGAATAACCCTTGATTCTGCGGTTCCGGTCAGCGATGGGGAGTTTCTCGTCTACGGGACGGTAGCGCCGGACGCCGTCGATACTGTGGCCAGAATCACCAAGAACGTCCCACACTGGCGGGAGCTTACCATCCGTTCGGAGGGCGACCCGACTCGCTTCGAGGTCCGGATGACTGATCCACCGGTGCTCTCGGTCGTGGCATCGCTCGGTGGGTACGTCGAACAGGCCGTTATCGAAGACGGTGATCTTCGAATGACGGTCCATCTTGCCCCGAGTGTCGACGCCCGAACGGTCACTGATGCCGTCGAAACAGCCTATCCGGCTAGCGAACTGGTTCGTCGCCAGCAAATCAGCCGGGACCGCGACGATCCCGCGCGCTTCCAACGTCACCTTGTGGAAGCTCTCACGGGCCGTCAGCAAACTGCACTGGAAACCGCGTACCACGCGGGCTTTTTCGAGTGGCCGCGCGATACCTCCGGCGAAGAAGTCGCCGAGTCGATCGGCATTGCCTCGCCGACGTTCCACCAGCACCTTCGCAAGGCCGAGCGGAAAGTCCTCGACGCGGTGTTTTCGTCCCCGATGCAGAGTCTCGGATAGCAAACGAGAAAAGCACCTTGCCCAAGTTGCTGCAGCAGTGCTCGGTCTGCAAGTGTACTGACCAGCCTATTCACGTAGCTGAGGTGAAAACGAGGACCTCTCCAGAGTGCCGACTTGTATGACAAATCGGAAACGCACTCGCGAAACACACCGCGTTTCCGATGTGATTACGCCGGATTCACTGCCATTTTGTATAAGTAAATATATATCGAGTGGCAGAAATATAACAAAGCGGCATGCATTTTGAGCGACCAGTACCGACAACGAGGTCAAAACGTCTCTAGGGTAGTGCTACGCTGGCTATCAGTGGGTTAGTTGTTAGTACCTGGTGAGCAGCGTGCCTTCCTATCGGAGAGTGGGAGACGAGACTACGACCCGCGGCGACCATTATGACCCCTCTGACCGCCTCCCCTCCTGCCCTCGCCTTCCCCACCAGTGCCTGCACGAACCGCCTCAACCGTAATGATGGCGTCGTCCGAGACCGGGCCCGCGTCAACGTAGGGAGAATCGTCGACGCTGTTGCTAGAAACGTACTCGAACGCTAGATTTCCGTTCGTGTCACGGTGGGTTATCGCCAGCAGAGTCGTCGTCCTGGTGCGGTTTCGCTCTCGGACTTGTCCGCCGGTCCCGTTGCGCGACCGCTCGCGATCGCGCTCCGGGGCTTCGAGCGGGGATGACAGCGTCACTGTCACATTCTCGTGACCACCCGGGGCAAGATACTCGGAGACCCCGACGAGTGCGCCACTCTGGTTGTAGACTGCAACGAACCCCCCGTCAGAGAGGGTCGTCCTGGCTATCGTCACCGTCATGTTTGTCATCGTCTGGTTCTCGAACTGAACCGCCGCAGTGGGTCCCTAGCCGGCGTCAGTCCCATTGTCAGCCTGTGTGGTTGCCCCGTCGACGGCAGCTGTCACACCGAGCGAACCGACGGCGACGAACAGCAGGACTGCGATGCCGATCCGGAATGTGAGAATTCGTTTCTGTGTCATGCCTGTTTGACTACCGTTGAAACGTAATCGCCGCGACAACCGAGAGTCACGACGGTGTTGGAGAGCCGGTCTTCACTGAGCCGAAGTCGCCGAAATAGACGATGTCACTCGAACAGGCGGGAACACCTCCCTCGAGCGGGTTTGAACGTCACTTGGTAGTACTTTGTCTCGTTTCCACCAGTGTCGTCGTCGGCTTCCACTGGTCCTGACCCCTGGCACTCGCGCGTCCGGACGAATCTGTACAGTTCATCCAGGTCTGTCTCAACGTTGCGATTCGGGTTGAGGTAGATTCGGCGCCCGCCACCTCCCCCCGAACAACACCCGCCAGAGTCCGAGGACTGGGTGTCATCGTCGCCCTGTTCGTTGCCTCCGCCACCGGGGAAGTTCGGACACCGGATTTTGTACGCCAGATACGTCTCGGGAGCGTCACGGCCGGTGCACTCCGGCGAGATCGTCTCCTCACCTATCGGCTCGACGATTTTGAATCGCGGTTCGTCGGGGTTGTTTTTCCCGCGCAGTTGACCCTCTCTGACGTATCCCGTGCCCCCCTGTTGAGCCGTCGCGGTAGGCGCTGTGAGGAGACCGCCGGCTACGAGTGAGCCGGTGGCTGCGGCCCGCCGTATGACTGTCCGTCGGGAAATCGTCTCGTCTGCTCCTGGATTTTCGGTCATAGTAGTTCGAAAAATTGAGTGTGCTATGTCCTCTAGTGGGAAGCGTCAGCCGGAGCCTTCTTCTGCTGGTTCCAGGCCGAGTTTGTCGACGTCGACTCCGTCCAGGGAGCCACAATCCGGATCGACTTCTGCGATCCGATACAGGGCAGGCTCGCCGAGGTCCTCGCTGGTCGTAACGGGCTTTTTCTCGTAAATGTAGATGTTACAGCCGCCATCGACGTTGTACTCCTCGTACGTCTTGTTCGGGGGGGCCGTGGCTTCTTTTGCTGCCTCGCACCCGCTGAAGTACTGTTCGGTACCGGACCCTTTGCTGGTGATTTCGACTATCTCGCCGCCACTATACGAACAGCCGAAAGTGAGGGCCGAACCACCGGTGACCCGGGACGGTCCGGTGTCGTCTCTACCACCGCCTCCGCCTTGACCGCCTTCGCCGCCTCGCTCGTCACTTTTACCCCGGCCGTGGTCGTTGCCACCCTCGCGATTTCCGCCCTGTTCACCGTGTTCTGCAGCCGCAGTTCCGACTCCGCCAAGAGCGACGGCACTCGATGCTGCGATCCTGCGCAAGACACATCTGCGTGTGGGAGATGTTCGTTCTTCGTCGTCCATATTCTCATGTAGCCCAGTAGGCTACACTGGTACGCTGGCCCAGATACTGCATTAGTTATAGTTGCGTTTGAATCACGTCATTTGGAATCAAACACCGGGTAATGACGGGAGACTCGATTCCCGAATACTCGCTACCACCGCCTTCAGTACCTCTACTTGGACAAGCACAGGTTACCAGCACCAAACGGGTCGAGATGGCAGTAAATGTGAGCGACCTGCCGAGAATGACTGGTTATCATTATTCGTCCAGACGACGAGACGTCTGGACAGGTGTCTACTTCGTAGCCACCTCTGTTTGCGGTTTCCGTCGCCGCGGTGGCGGTCAGTATTGCTGGCTGTGACCCGACGGAAGAACGAGCCGGCGACGAGCGGCGTCGCGTTCCCCGTGGCGGGTGCAATCGCGTTTCTGGTGTTCACCGCCGGTCACTACGCCGGCGACACCTACTCGCTGGAGGAGGTCGTCTTCATCGGCGTTCCGGCCCTGTCGGTGACGGTTCTGTATGTTCTAACGGGTAACCTTCTCGTCGTGATTGGCGTCCACACGCTGGTTGACGGTATCTCACTCTTGGGCCCCGACGTTGCGGCGGTTCTCAACGACAGTGAGAAACCGGTACCGGAGTAGCCGGGCCGGGGTCGCGGACGGTTGTTCGACCGATAGGCGCTCGCATACTCCTCGCTGGCGCTTGGGTTCGGGACGTCGAACCCGTCCCGGTAGCACGGCCAACACGGGAGCTCGGCGTCGGCGTCCCAACAGTCACAGTCATGTGCAACATTCGCGCTCTGTATCTTGCATAGATGCAAGCGACCTACTGGAATCCCATCAGTTGCGTCGTGACCAACATAGAGCGTGGGTTCAGCACGGTGAGAGCATTCTATTCAGGTGTATACGACTGAATTGACATTGGCCGCTCAGTACGCCTACGAATCGATGACTGAGCAACCGTTTCACGAGCAAGGCTACTGGTGGCTTGTAGTACGCACTGGGTTCTCTCCTCTTTCATTTCCGGGTCGGAGCTTCCTCGCTGGACGATGTGGGTCTATCGATTGCATTGTCCTATCGAACCATAGACCAGAGTCGGCTCACTGCGGTCATTCTGCGGGT contains:
- a CDS encoding sensor histidine kinase, with the protein product MKRRWLPSLLCFLGLLLLGSFVFEIALRLVGETRFTWPFIAGVSTSLPFALVPIGGGYSLIRNPVPEEYYQHLAIGTLSGLAFFTVFFGVVGFTLFDAWIPQAGVLRWGVTVGVGNGFLISYLYVRGVSQAVALERTSVHAEEAEDQQRLLRYLNGLLRHEVLNAANAIKGHASLAAEATQNEDVHDRIAVIQRQTDGMTSIIDDVQVLLAVSEDRDELGPVNLTPLLREELRRVEERHCPVVTELQVPGEVYVRGDTLLRRLFSNLFDNAVEHNDSEHPKITVRATRSGETVAVAVEDNGPGFPTDSLGDVFEPLEQMDTTHGMGLAIVTQLAKRYGGSLELIETGDTGSVVTVTLPRASGDTPDSDVSRS
- a CDS encoding helix-turn-helix domain-containing protein, producing MSDRSTTQADDESDEVQYNPNSGRYDIYECSVSDCDNVVLVVGSDDPPMSCHNKPMERVTELDMSVKSPDVRQVLLQAFGLPKAGLDICLCVIGEGPLSASEVADQLGFDRSTVTRYLNTLVELGLLRRSELNREGGGVVNVYHSVDLEQMRRETLIGFYVWAGEAAALIEDANLTKQDYLRENPDNELPGVFWDSFRDE
- a CDS encoding class I SAM-dependent methyltransferase, with protein sequence MSVPQTVETALADRPVEGATCLEAGAGVGNTTRGLLEQGAGHVYAVTNNAEHARDLRSSLDSHEASRISIMKADLQSTPLQSNAVDLITAHGLCNVVPPSALGRISAELARIAAPGAHLVVDDYEPLPDDAAIRDLFAVENAASELADGTPALTFYPSDMLRRVFEGHGLTFDRKRILLDPVPWTVSHVEAHADLARKALSDFPRRLADPLAAELDRLVEEIGSESTGTMYSLAFRMSER
- a CDS encoding aldo/keto reductase; amino-acid sequence: MEARKLGDTDQESTVVTFGAIALNWLEQEGANQMVEHALDHGVNHFDVAPQYGDAELKLGPKLRQHREEIFLGCKTQKREYDGARDKLERSLDRLGIDTIDLYQVHGLEYEEELDTITGEGGALEAFREAKAEGLIDHIGLTSHGDPDLIMEAIDRIDDLETLMFPLNPVVMAKTDAEYDYEAVLERANEAGIGTLIIKAFARGPWPSEAELPVEDRPYANWYEPVDTPEEMRERFNFVASQDVTSVVTPGDPKLVSMAFDAASRYEPMDEAAQRSLIEELRHEDSPVPEQLHH
- a CDS encoding DUF7344 domain-containing protein — protein: MSQSPTDSTREYAGIEDLPTSDRHKLLAAECRRAVLDILTERAGPVDLEELAVAIAAREAAEDAVNEKTVERVAIGLHHNHLPLMAEFGVIDYDPEATLVE